The following are encoded together in the Acanthochromis polyacanthus isolate Apoly-LR-REF ecotype Palm Island chromosome 14, KAUST_Apoly_ChrSc, whole genome shotgun sequence genome:
- the ddx3xa gene encoding DEAD-box helicase 3 X-linked a isoform X4 encodes MSHVVVDNPHGLDQQLAALDLNSADGQGGGTGRRYIPPHLRNKDASKNDSPGWDGGRSNGFVNGYHDNRTNGGFGGRGPPRNDRGGRGAYRGNRGGGSFNQPLQNAGETRVFSAFGFGTYENKDGGWGGPPRDAAYNSFGGRNDRSKSAFFNDRGAGSRGRYERGGFAGGGNSRWVEDSREDDWSKPTAPNERLEHELFSGSNTGINFEKYDDIPVEATGSNCPPHIESFHDVDMGEIIMGNITLSRYTRPTPVQKHAIPIIKSKRDLMACAQTGSGKTAAFLLPVLSQIYTDGPGDALQAAKNSGQENGRYGRRKQYPISLVLAPTRELALQIYDEARKFAYRSRVRPCVVYGGADIGQQIRDLERGCHLLVATPGRLVDMMERGKIGLDYCNYLVLDEADRMLDMGFEPQIRRIVEQDTMPPKGIRQTMMFSATFPKEIQILARDFLDDYIFLAVGRVGSTSENITQKVVWVEETDKRSFLLDLLNATVIPSEVQENVTEAPEKPGKDSLTLVFVETKKGADALEDFLYHEGYACTSIHGDRSQRDREEALHQFRSGRCPILVATAVAARGLDISNVKHVINFDLPSDIEEYVHRIGRTGRVGNLGLATSFFNDKNSNITKDLLDILVEAKQEVPSWLESLAYEHQHKSSSRGRSKRFSGGFGARDYRQTSGGSGSFSSNRSGRNTGGHGGNRGFGGGGFGGNFYSNDGYGGNYSHSGSVDWWGN; translated from the exons CTTGCTGCCCTAGACTTGAACTCTGCTGACGGACAAGGCGGAGGAACTGGCA GGCGTTACATTCCACCTCACTTGAGGAACAAAGATGCTTCTAAAAACG ATTCACCTGGATGGGATGGCGGACGCAGCAATGGGTTTGTGAATGGTTACCACGACAACCGCACAAACGGCGGCTTCGGAGGGCGCGGACCCCCTCGCAATGATAGAGGTGGGCGTGGCGCCTACCGCGGTAACAGGGGTGGAGGCTCGTTTAATCAACCATTACAAAACGCAG GGGAAACGCGGGTATTTTCTGCTTTTG GGTTTGGCACTTACGAAAACAAAGATGGTGGCTGGGGAGGACCTCCCAGAGATGCTGCCTATAACAGCTTCGGAGGACGTAACGACAGGTCCAAGTCTGCCTTCTTCAATGACCGTGGGGCGGGCTCAAGGGGAAG ATATGAGCGTGGGGGCTTTGCTGGTGGAGGCAACAGCCGCTGGGTGGAGGACTCCAGAGAGGATGACTGGTCCAAGCCCACAGCTCCAAACGAGCGCCTGGAACA TGAGCTTTTCTCTGGAAGCAACACTGGCATAAACTTTGAGAAATATGATGATATTCCCGTGGAGGCAACTGGGAGCAACTGCCCGCCACATATTGAAAGT TTCCATGATGTGGATATGGGGGAGATTATCATGGGAAACATCACCCTGAGTCGCTACACTCGTCCCACCCCGGTCCAGAAACACGCTATCCCCATCATCAAGTCCAAAAGAGACCTGATGGCCTGCGCCCAGACTG GCTCTGGCAAGACTGCTGCCTTCCTGCTGCCAGTGCTGAGTCAGATCTACACTGACGGACCAGGAGATGCTCTGCAGGCAGCCAAGAACAGTGGACAG GAGAATGGAAGGTACGGCCGCCGTAAGCAGTATCCGATCTCCCTTGTCCTGGCTCCAACCAGAGAGCTGGCTTTACAGATCTACGATGAGGCGAGGAAG TTCGCCTATCGCTCTCGCGTGCGTCCCTGCGTGGTCTACGGCGGCGCTGATATTGGTCAGCAGATCAGGGACTTGGAGAGAGGCTGTCACCTATTGGTGGCCACACCTGGACGTCTGGTCGACATGATGGAGAGGGGCAAGATCGGTCTGGACTACTGCAA CTACTTGGTCCTGGATGAGGCTGACCGCATGTTGGACATGGGTTTTGAGCCACAGATCAGGCGCATTGTGGAGCAGGATACAATGCCACCTAAAGGCATTCGCCAGACCATGATGTTCAGCGCAACCTTCCCCAAAGAGATCCAG ATCCTGGCTCGTGACTTCCTGGATGACTACATTTTCCTGGCAGTGGGACGTGTTGGTTCCACTTCAGAAAACATCACTCAGAAGGTTGTCTGGGTGGAGGAGACCGACAAGAGGTCCTTCCTTCTTGACCTGCTCAATGCCACAG TTATTCCCAGTGAGGTTCAGGAAAATGTGACAGAGGCCCCAGAGAAGCCGG GTAAAGACTCCTTGACTCTGGTGTTTGTGGAAACAAAGAAAGGAGCAGATGCTCTGGAAGACTTCCTTTACCACGAGGGCTATGCCTGCACCAGCATCCATGGAGACCGAtcccagagagacagagaggaagctCTGCATCAGTTCAGATCTGGACGCTGCCCCATCTTGGTGGCTACAGCT GTGGCTGCTAGAGGGCTGGACATCAGTAATGTGAAGCACGTCATTAACTTTGATTTGCCCAGTGACATTGAGGAGTACGTTCACCGTATTGGCCGTACGGGACGTGTGGGCAACCTTG GTCTGGCCACGTCGTTCTTTAAcgacaaaaacagcaacataacCAAAGATTTGCTGGACATTCTGGTTGAGGCCAAGCAGGAGGTCCCCTCCTGGCTTGAGAGCCTGGCCTACGAGCACCAGCACAAGAGCAGCAGCCGTGGACGCTCTAAGAG GTTCTCTGGTGGGTTCGGAGCTAGAGACTACCGTCAGACGTCTGGAGGCTCTGGAAGCTTTAGTAGCAACCGTTCAGGACGTAACACTGGAGGCCATGGGGGAAACCGCGGCTTTGGTGGAG GTGGCTTTGGAGGAAACTTCTACAGCAACGACGGCTACGGAGGAAACTACAGCCACTCTGGTAGTGTGGATTGGTGGGGCAACTAG
- the ddx3xa gene encoding DEAD-box helicase 3 X-linked a isoform X5 yields MSHVVVDNPHGLDQQLAALDLNSADGQGGGTGRRYIPPHLRNKDASKNAGNAYSAGRQCGYSVAPVNFYSPGWDGGRSNGFVNGYHDNRTNGGFGGRGPPRNDRGGRGAYRGNRGGGSFNQPLQNAGFGTYENKDGGWGGPPRDAAYNSFGGRNDRSKSAFFNDRGAGSRGRYERGGFAGGGNSRWVEDSREDDWSKPTAPNERLEHELFSGSNTGINFEKYDDIPVEATGSNCPPHIESFHDVDMGEIIMGNITLSRYTRPTPVQKHAIPIIKSKRDLMACAQTGSGKTAAFLLPVLSQIYTDGPGDALQAAKNSGQENGRYGRRKQYPISLVLAPTRELALQIYDEARKFAYRSRVRPCVVYGGADIGQQIRDLERGCHLLVATPGRLVDMMERGKIGLDYCNYLVLDEADRMLDMGFEPQIRRIVEQDTMPPKGIRQTMMFSATFPKEIQILARDFLDDYIFLAVGRVGSTSENITQKVVWVEETDKRSFLLDLLNATGKDSLTLVFVETKKGADALEDFLYHEGYACTSIHGDRSQRDREEALHQFRSGRCPILVATAVAARGLDISNVKHVINFDLPSDIEEYVHRIGRTGRVGNLGLATSFFNDKNSNITKDLLDILVEAKQEVPSWLESLAYEHQHKSSSRGRSKRFSGGFGARDYRQTSGGSGSFSSNRSGRNTGGHGGNRGFGGGGFGGNFYSNDGYGGNYSHSGSVDWWGN; encoded by the exons CTTGCTGCCCTAGACTTGAACTCTGCTGACGGACAAGGCGGAGGAACTGGCA GGCGTTACATTCCACCTCACTTGAGGAACAAAGATGCTTCTAAAAACG CAGGAAATGCTTATTCCGCTGGTAGACAGTGCGGTTATTCAGTGGCACCAGTAAATTTCT ATTCACCTGGATGGGATGGCGGACGCAGCAATGGGTTTGTGAATGGTTACCACGACAACCGCACAAACGGCGGCTTCGGAGGGCGCGGACCCCCTCGCAATGATAGAGGTGGGCGTGGCGCCTACCGCGGTAACAGGGGTGGAGGCTCGTTTAATCAACCATTACAAAACGCAG GGTTTGGCACTTACGAAAACAAAGATGGTGGCTGGGGAGGACCTCCCAGAGATGCTGCCTATAACAGCTTCGGAGGACGTAACGACAGGTCCAAGTCTGCCTTCTTCAATGACCGTGGGGCGGGCTCAAGGGGAAG ATATGAGCGTGGGGGCTTTGCTGGTGGAGGCAACAGCCGCTGGGTGGAGGACTCCAGAGAGGATGACTGGTCCAAGCCCACAGCTCCAAACGAGCGCCTGGAACA TGAGCTTTTCTCTGGAAGCAACACTGGCATAAACTTTGAGAAATATGATGATATTCCCGTGGAGGCAACTGGGAGCAACTGCCCGCCACATATTGAAAGT TTCCATGATGTGGATATGGGGGAGATTATCATGGGAAACATCACCCTGAGTCGCTACACTCGTCCCACCCCGGTCCAGAAACACGCTATCCCCATCATCAAGTCCAAAAGAGACCTGATGGCCTGCGCCCAGACTG GCTCTGGCAAGACTGCTGCCTTCCTGCTGCCAGTGCTGAGTCAGATCTACACTGACGGACCAGGAGATGCTCTGCAGGCAGCCAAGAACAGTGGACAG GAGAATGGAAGGTACGGCCGCCGTAAGCAGTATCCGATCTCCCTTGTCCTGGCTCCAACCAGAGAGCTGGCTTTACAGATCTACGATGAGGCGAGGAAG TTCGCCTATCGCTCTCGCGTGCGTCCCTGCGTGGTCTACGGCGGCGCTGATATTGGTCAGCAGATCAGGGACTTGGAGAGAGGCTGTCACCTATTGGTGGCCACACCTGGACGTCTGGTCGACATGATGGAGAGGGGCAAGATCGGTCTGGACTACTGCAA CTACTTGGTCCTGGATGAGGCTGACCGCATGTTGGACATGGGTTTTGAGCCACAGATCAGGCGCATTGTGGAGCAGGATACAATGCCACCTAAAGGCATTCGCCAGACCATGATGTTCAGCGCAACCTTCCCCAAAGAGATCCAG ATCCTGGCTCGTGACTTCCTGGATGACTACATTTTCCTGGCAGTGGGACGTGTTGGTTCCACTTCAGAAAACATCACTCAGAAGGTTGTCTGGGTGGAGGAGACCGACAAGAGGTCCTTCCTTCTTGACCTGCTCAATGCCACAG GTAAAGACTCCTTGACTCTGGTGTTTGTGGAAACAAAGAAAGGAGCAGATGCTCTGGAAGACTTCCTTTACCACGAGGGCTATGCCTGCACCAGCATCCATGGAGACCGAtcccagagagacagagaggaagctCTGCATCAGTTCAGATCTGGACGCTGCCCCATCTTGGTGGCTACAGCT GTGGCTGCTAGAGGGCTGGACATCAGTAATGTGAAGCACGTCATTAACTTTGATTTGCCCAGTGACATTGAGGAGTACGTTCACCGTATTGGCCGTACGGGACGTGTGGGCAACCTTG GTCTGGCCACGTCGTTCTTTAAcgacaaaaacagcaacataacCAAAGATTTGCTGGACATTCTGGTTGAGGCCAAGCAGGAGGTCCCCTCCTGGCTTGAGAGCCTGGCCTACGAGCACCAGCACAAGAGCAGCAGCCGTGGACGCTCTAAGAG GTTCTCTGGTGGGTTCGGAGCTAGAGACTACCGTCAGACGTCTGGAGGCTCTGGAAGCTTTAGTAGCAACCGTTCAGGACGTAACACTGGAGGCCATGGGGGAAACCGCGGCTTTGGTGGAG GTGGCTTTGGAGGAAACTTCTACAGCAACGACGGCTACGGAGGAAACTACAGCCACTCTGGTAGTGTGGATTGGTGGGGCAACTAG
- the ddx3xa gene encoding DEAD-box helicase 3 X-linked a isoform X7, which translates to MSHVVVDNPHGLDQQLAALDLNSADGQGGGTGRRYIPPHLRNKDASKNAGNAYSAGRQCGYSVAPVNFYSPGWDGGRSNGFVNGYHDNRTNGGFGGRGPPRNDRGFGTYENKDGGWGGPPRDAAYNSFGGRNDRSKSAFFNDRGAGSRGRYERGGFAGGGNSRWVEDSREDDWSKPTAPNERLEHELFSGSNTGINFEKYDDIPVEATGSNCPPHIESFHDVDMGEIIMGNITLSRYTRPTPVQKHAIPIIKSKRDLMACAQTGSGKTAAFLLPVLSQIYTDGPGDALQAAKNSGQENGRYGRRKQYPISLVLAPTRELALQIYDEARKFAYRSRVRPCVVYGGADIGQQIRDLERGCHLLVATPGRLVDMMERGKIGLDYCNYLVLDEADRMLDMGFEPQIRRIVEQDTMPPKGIRQTMMFSATFPKEIQILARDFLDDYIFLAVGRVGSTSENITQKVVWVEETDKRSFLLDLLNATVIPSEVQENVTEAPEKPGKDSLTLVFVETKKGADALEDFLYHEGYACTSIHGDRSQRDREEALHQFRSGRCPILVATAVAARGLDISNVKHVINFDLPSDIEEYVHRIGRTGRVGNLGLATSFFNDKNSNITKDLLDILVEAKQEVPSWLESLAYEHQHKSSSRGRSKRFSGGFGARDYRQTSGGSGSFSSNRSGRNTGGHGGNRGFGGGGFGGNFYSNDGYGGNYSHSGSVDWWGN; encoded by the exons CTTGCTGCCCTAGACTTGAACTCTGCTGACGGACAAGGCGGAGGAACTGGCA GGCGTTACATTCCACCTCACTTGAGGAACAAAGATGCTTCTAAAAACG CAGGAAATGCTTATTCCGCTGGTAGACAGTGCGGTTATTCAGTGGCACCAGTAAATTTCT ATTCACCTGGATGGGATGGCGGACGCAGCAATGGGTTTGTGAATGGTTACCACGACAACCGCACAAACGGCGGCTTCGGAGGGCGCGGACCCCCTCGCAATGATAGAG GGTTTGGCACTTACGAAAACAAAGATGGTGGCTGGGGAGGACCTCCCAGAGATGCTGCCTATAACAGCTTCGGAGGACGTAACGACAGGTCCAAGTCTGCCTTCTTCAATGACCGTGGGGCGGGCTCAAGGGGAAG ATATGAGCGTGGGGGCTTTGCTGGTGGAGGCAACAGCCGCTGGGTGGAGGACTCCAGAGAGGATGACTGGTCCAAGCCCACAGCTCCAAACGAGCGCCTGGAACA TGAGCTTTTCTCTGGAAGCAACACTGGCATAAACTTTGAGAAATATGATGATATTCCCGTGGAGGCAACTGGGAGCAACTGCCCGCCACATATTGAAAGT TTCCATGATGTGGATATGGGGGAGATTATCATGGGAAACATCACCCTGAGTCGCTACACTCGTCCCACCCCGGTCCAGAAACACGCTATCCCCATCATCAAGTCCAAAAGAGACCTGATGGCCTGCGCCCAGACTG GCTCTGGCAAGACTGCTGCCTTCCTGCTGCCAGTGCTGAGTCAGATCTACACTGACGGACCAGGAGATGCTCTGCAGGCAGCCAAGAACAGTGGACAG GAGAATGGAAGGTACGGCCGCCGTAAGCAGTATCCGATCTCCCTTGTCCTGGCTCCAACCAGAGAGCTGGCTTTACAGATCTACGATGAGGCGAGGAAG TTCGCCTATCGCTCTCGCGTGCGTCCCTGCGTGGTCTACGGCGGCGCTGATATTGGTCAGCAGATCAGGGACTTGGAGAGAGGCTGTCACCTATTGGTGGCCACACCTGGACGTCTGGTCGACATGATGGAGAGGGGCAAGATCGGTCTGGACTACTGCAA CTACTTGGTCCTGGATGAGGCTGACCGCATGTTGGACATGGGTTTTGAGCCACAGATCAGGCGCATTGTGGAGCAGGATACAATGCCACCTAAAGGCATTCGCCAGACCATGATGTTCAGCGCAACCTTCCCCAAAGAGATCCAG ATCCTGGCTCGTGACTTCCTGGATGACTACATTTTCCTGGCAGTGGGACGTGTTGGTTCCACTTCAGAAAACATCACTCAGAAGGTTGTCTGGGTGGAGGAGACCGACAAGAGGTCCTTCCTTCTTGACCTGCTCAATGCCACAG TTATTCCCAGTGAGGTTCAGGAAAATGTGACAGAGGCCCCAGAGAAGCCGG GTAAAGACTCCTTGACTCTGGTGTTTGTGGAAACAAAGAAAGGAGCAGATGCTCTGGAAGACTTCCTTTACCACGAGGGCTATGCCTGCACCAGCATCCATGGAGACCGAtcccagagagacagagaggaagctCTGCATCAGTTCAGATCTGGACGCTGCCCCATCTTGGTGGCTACAGCT GTGGCTGCTAGAGGGCTGGACATCAGTAATGTGAAGCACGTCATTAACTTTGATTTGCCCAGTGACATTGAGGAGTACGTTCACCGTATTGGCCGTACGGGACGTGTGGGCAACCTTG GTCTGGCCACGTCGTTCTTTAAcgacaaaaacagcaacataacCAAAGATTTGCTGGACATTCTGGTTGAGGCCAAGCAGGAGGTCCCCTCCTGGCTTGAGAGCCTGGCCTACGAGCACCAGCACAAGAGCAGCAGCCGTGGACGCTCTAAGAG GTTCTCTGGTGGGTTCGGAGCTAGAGACTACCGTCAGACGTCTGGAGGCTCTGGAAGCTTTAGTAGCAACCGTTCAGGACGTAACACTGGAGGCCATGGGGGAAACCGCGGCTTTGGTGGAG GTGGCTTTGGAGGAAACTTCTACAGCAACGACGGCTACGGAGGAAACTACAGCCACTCTGGTAGTGTGGATTGGTGGGGCAACTAG
- the ddx3xa gene encoding DEAD-box helicase 3 X-linked a isoform X9 — MSHVVVDNPHGLDQQLAALDLNSADGQGGGTGRRYIPPHLRNKDASKNDSPGWDGGRSNGFVNGYHDNRTNGGFGGRGPPRNDRGFGTYENKDGGWGGPPRDAAYNSFGGRNDRSKSAFFNDRGAGSRGRYERGGFAGGGNSRWVEDSREDDWSKPTAPNERLEHELFSGSNTGINFEKYDDIPVEATGSNCPPHIESFHDVDMGEIIMGNITLSRYTRPTPVQKHAIPIIKSKRDLMACAQTGSGKTAAFLLPVLSQIYTDGPGDALQAAKNSGQENGRYGRRKQYPISLVLAPTRELALQIYDEARKFAYRSRVRPCVVYGGADIGQQIRDLERGCHLLVATPGRLVDMMERGKIGLDYCNYLVLDEADRMLDMGFEPQIRRIVEQDTMPPKGIRQTMMFSATFPKEIQILARDFLDDYIFLAVGRVGSTSENITQKVVWVEETDKRSFLLDLLNATVIPSEVQENVTEAPEKPGKDSLTLVFVETKKGADALEDFLYHEGYACTSIHGDRSQRDREEALHQFRSGRCPILVATAVAARGLDISNVKHVINFDLPSDIEEYVHRIGRTGRVGNLGLATSFFNDKNSNITKDLLDILVEAKQEVPSWLESLAYEHQHKSSSRGRSKRFSGGFGARDYRQTSGGSGSFSSNRSGRNTGGHGGNRGFGGGGFGGNFYSNDGYGGNYSHSGSVDWWGN, encoded by the exons CTTGCTGCCCTAGACTTGAACTCTGCTGACGGACAAGGCGGAGGAACTGGCA GGCGTTACATTCCACCTCACTTGAGGAACAAAGATGCTTCTAAAAACG ATTCACCTGGATGGGATGGCGGACGCAGCAATGGGTTTGTGAATGGTTACCACGACAACCGCACAAACGGCGGCTTCGGAGGGCGCGGACCCCCTCGCAATGATAGAG GGTTTGGCACTTACGAAAACAAAGATGGTGGCTGGGGAGGACCTCCCAGAGATGCTGCCTATAACAGCTTCGGAGGACGTAACGACAGGTCCAAGTCTGCCTTCTTCAATGACCGTGGGGCGGGCTCAAGGGGAAG ATATGAGCGTGGGGGCTTTGCTGGTGGAGGCAACAGCCGCTGGGTGGAGGACTCCAGAGAGGATGACTGGTCCAAGCCCACAGCTCCAAACGAGCGCCTGGAACA TGAGCTTTTCTCTGGAAGCAACACTGGCATAAACTTTGAGAAATATGATGATATTCCCGTGGAGGCAACTGGGAGCAACTGCCCGCCACATATTGAAAGT TTCCATGATGTGGATATGGGGGAGATTATCATGGGAAACATCACCCTGAGTCGCTACACTCGTCCCACCCCGGTCCAGAAACACGCTATCCCCATCATCAAGTCCAAAAGAGACCTGATGGCCTGCGCCCAGACTG GCTCTGGCAAGACTGCTGCCTTCCTGCTGCCAGTGCTGAGTCAGATCTACACTGACGGACCAGGAGATGCTCTGCAGGCAGCCAAGAACAGTGGACAG GAGAATGGAAGGTACGGCCGCCGTAAGCAGTATCCGATCTCCCTTGTCCTGGCTCCAACCAGAGAGCTGGCTTTACAGATCTACGATGAGGCGAGGAAG TTCGCCTATCGCTCTCGCGTGCGTCCCTGCGTGGTCTACGGCGGCGCTGATATTGGTCAGCAGATCAGGGACTTGGAGAGAGGCTGTCACCTATTGGTGGCCACACCTGGACGTCTGGTCGACATGATGGAGAGGGGCAAGATCGGTCTGGACTACTGCAA CTACTTGGTCCTGGATGAGGCTGACCGCATGTTGGACATGGGTTTTGAGCCACAGATCAGGCGCATTGTGGAGCAGGATACAATGCCACCTAAAGGCATTCGCCAGACCATGATGTTCAGCGCAACCTTCCCCAAAGAGATCCAG ATCCTGGCTCGTGACTTCCTGGATGACTACATTTTCCTGGCAGTGGGACGTGTTGGTTCCACTTCAGAAAACATCACTCAGAAGGTTGTCTGGGTGGAGGAGACCGACAAGAGGTCCTTCCTTCTTGACCTGCTCAATGCCACAG TTATTCCCAGTGAGGTTCAGGAAAATGTGACAGAGGCCCCAGAGAAGCCGG GTAAAGACTCCTTGACTCTGGTGTTTGTGGAAACAAAGAAAGGAGCAGATGCTCTGGAAGACTTCCTTTACCACGAGGGCTATGCCTGCACCAGCATCCATGGAGACCGAtcccagagagacagagaggaagctCTGCATCAGTTCAGATCTGGACGCTGCCCCATCTTGGTGGCTACAGCT GTGGCTGCTAGAGGGCTGGACATCAGTAATGTGAAGCACGTCATTAACTTTGATTTGCCCAGTGACATTGAGGAGTACGTTCACCGTATTGGCCGTACGGGACGTGTGGGCAACCTTG GTCTGGCCACGTCGTTCTTTAAcgacaaaaacagcaacataacCAAAGATTTGCTGGACATTCTGGTTGAGGCCAAGCAGGAGGTCCCCTCCTGGCTTGAGAGCCTGGCCTACGAGCACCAGCACAAGAGCAGCAGCCGTGGACGCTCTAAGAG GTTCTCTGGTGGGTTCGGAGCTAGAGACTACCGTCAGACGTCTGGAGGCTCTGGAAGCTTTAGTAGCAACCGTTCAGGACGTAACACTGGAGGCCATGGGGGAAACCGCGGCTTTGGTGGAG GTGGCTTTGGAGGAAACTTCTACAGCAACGACGGCTACGGAGGAAACTACAGCCACTCTGGTAGTGTGGATTGGTGGGGCAACTAG
- the ddx3xa gene encoding DEAD-box helicase 3 X-linked a isoform X8 codes for MSHVVVDNPHGLDQQLAALDLNSADGQGGGTGRRYIPPHLRNKDASKNDSPGWDGGRSNGFVNGYHDNRTNGGFGGRGPPRNDRGGRGAYRGNRGGGSFNQPLQNAGFGTYENKDGGWGGPPRDAAYNSFGGRNDRSKSAFFNDRGAGSRGRYERGGFAGGGNSRWVEDSREDDWSKPTAPNERLEHELFSGSNTGINFEKYDDIPVEATGSNCPPHIESFHDVDMGEIIMGNITLSRYTRPTPVQKHAIPIIKSKRDLMACAQTGSGKTAAFLLPVLSQIYTDGPGDALQAAKNSGQENGRYGRRKQYPISLVLAPTRELALQIYDEARKFAYRSRVRPCVVYGGADIGQQIRDLERGCHLLVATPGRLVDMMERGKIGLDYCNYLVLDEADRMLDMGFEPQIRRIVEQDTMPPKGIRQTMMFSATFPKEIQILARDFLDDYIFLAVGRVGSTSENITQKVVWVEETDKRSFLLDLLNATGKDSLTLVFVETKKGADALEDFLYHEGYACTSIHGDRSQRDREEALHQFRSGRCPILVATAVAARGLDISNVKHVINFDLPSDIEEYVHRIGRTGRVGNLGLATSFFNDKNSNITKDLLDILVEAKQEVPSWLESLAYEHQHKSSSRGRSKRFSGGFGARDYRQTSGGSGSFSSNRSGRNTGGHGGNRGFGGGGFGGNFYSNDGYGGNYSHSGSVDWWGN; via the exons CTTGCTGCCCTAGACTTGAACTCTGCTGACGGACAAGGCGGAGGAACTGGCA GGCGTTACATTCCACCTCACTTGAGGAACAAAGATGCTTCTAAAAACG ATTCACCTGGATGGGATGGCGGACGCAGCAATGGGTTTGTGAATGGTTACCACGACAACCGCACAAACGGCGGCTTCGGAGGGCGCGGACCCCCTCGCAATGATAGAGGTGGGCGTGGCGCCTACCGCGGTAACAGGGGTGGAGGCTCGTTTAATCAACCATTACAAAACGCAG GGTTTGGCACTTACGAAAACAAAGATGGTGGCTGGGGAGGACCTCCCAGAGATGCTGCCTATAACAGCTTCGGAGGACGTAACGACAGGTCCAAGTCTGCCTTCTTCAATGACCGTGGGGCGGGCTCAAGGGGAAG ATATGAGCGTGGGGGCTTTGCTGGTGGAGGCAACAGCCGCTGGGTGGAGGACTCCAGAGAGGATGACTGGTCCAAGCCCACAGCTCCAAACGAGCGCCTGGAACA TGAGCTTTTCTCTGGAAGCAACACTGGCATAAACTTTGAGAAATATGATGATATTCCCGTGGAGGCAACTGGGAGCAACTGCCCGCCACATATTGAAAGT TTCCATGATGTGGATATGGGGGAGATTATCATGGGAAACATCACCCTGAGTCGCTACACTCGTCCCACCCCGGTCCAGAAACACGCTATCCCCATCATCAAGTCCAAAAGAGACCTGATGGCCTGCGCCCAGACTG GCTCTGGCAAGACTGCTGCCTTCCTGCTGCCAGTGCTGAGTCAGATCTACACTGACGGACCAGGAGATGCTCTGCAGGCAGCCAAGAACAGTGGACAG GAGAATGGAAGGTACGGCCGCCGTAAGCAGTATCCGATCTCCCTTGTCCTGGCTCCAACCAGAGAGCTGGCTTTACAGATCTACGATGAGGCGAGGAAG TTCGCCTATCGCTCTCGCGTGCGTCCCTGCGTGGTCTACGGCGGCGCTGATATTGGTCAGCAGATCAGGGACTTGGAGAGAGGCTGTCACCTATTGGTGGCCACACCTGGACGTCTGGTCGACATGATGGAGAGGGGCAAGATCGGTCTGGACTACTGCAA CTACTTGGTCCTGGATGAGGCTGACCGCATGTTGGACATGGGTTTTGAGCCACAGATCAGGCGCATTGTGGAGCAGGATACAATGCCACCTAAAGGCATTCGCCAGACCATGATGTTCAGCGCAACCTTCCCCAAAGAGATCCAG ATCCTGGCTCGTGACTTCCTGGATGACTACATTTTCCTGGCAGTGGGACGTGTTGGTTCCACTTCAGAAAACATCACTCAGAAGGTTGTCTGGGTGGAGGAGACCGACAAGAGGTCCTTCCTTCTTGACCTGCTCAATGCCACAG GTAAAGACTCCTTGACTCTGGTGTTTGTGGAAACAAAGAAAGGAGCAGATGCTCTGGAAGACTTCCTTTACCACGAGGGCTATGCCTGCACCAGCATCCATGGAGACCGAtcccagagagacagagaggaagctCTGCATCAGTTCAGATCTGGACGCTGCCCCATCTTGGTGGCTACAGCT GTGGCTGCTAGAGGGCTGGACATCAGTAATGTGAAGCACGTCATTAACTTTGATTTGCCCAGTGACATTGAGGAGTACGTTCACCGTATTGGCCGTACGGGACGTGTGGGCAACCTTG GTCTGGCCACGTCGTTCTTTAAcgacaaaaacagcaacataacCAAAGATTTGCTGGACATTCTGGTTGAGGCCAAGCAGGAGGTCCCCTCCTGGCTTGAGAGCCTGGCCTACGAGCACCAGCACAAGAGCAGCAGCCGTGGACGCTCTAAGAG GTTCTCTGGTGGGTTCGGAGCTAGAGACTACCGTCAGACGTCTGGAGGCTCTGGAAGCTTTAGTAGCAACCGTTCAGGACGTAACACTGGAGGCCATGGGGGAAACCGCGGCTTTGGTGGAG GTGGCTTTGGAGGAAACTTCTACAGCAACGACGGCTACGGAGGAAACTACAGCCACTCTGGTAGTGTGGATTGGTGGGGCAACTAG